The following are encoded together in the Candidatus Hydrogenedens sp. genome:
- the pdxB gene encoding 4-phosphoerythronate dehydrogenase PdxB: MLIIADENIPYVKEGFNQFGEVITVHGRKITKDIIKNADILLVRSITKVNADLLEGSSIRFIGTATIGYDHIDLDYINSKGIAFSSAPGSNANSVAEYVVSGLLQLEQNHGYKLQGKKIGIVGVGNVGSRVAKKVPALGLFPVLYDPPLAEKMNNYPLFESLETILNCDIITFHVPLEKKSPYPTFHMADKDFFAKIQKGTVIINTSRGAVIETESLLNAIEQGIISHSIIDVWENEPNININLLKKVTIGTPHIAGYSFDGKVNGTYQLYLALCNFLKEKPTWDYRKNLPDPPIKEIHITDNNPLILHSIVHKIYNITADDKALREIENKEESERGSYFDLLRKNYPIRREFHNTTIRFNKDNPILANQFERLGFKIIKDCK; the protein is encoded by the coding sequence ATGTTAATTATTGCAGATGAAAATATCCCTTATGTAAAAGAAGGTTTTAACCAATTCGGAGAAGTAATCACTGTCCATGGCAGAAAAATTACAAAGGACATTATTAAAAATGCAGATATTCTTTTGGTTCGCTCTATCACAAAGGTAAATGCTGACCTTCTTGAAGGGTCTTCTATTCGTTTTATTGGTACTGCAACAATTGGCTATGACCACATTGACCTCGACTATATAAACTCAAAAGGTATTGCCTTTTCCAGTGCCCCAGGGTCGAATGCGAATAGTGTAGCGGAGTATGTAGTTTCAGGACTGCTTCAATTGGAACAAAATCATGGATACAAATTGCAAGGTAAAAAAATAGGTATTGTGGGTGTAGGGAATGTAGGTTCTCGTGTTGCCAAGAAGGTCCCTGCATTAGGTTTGTTTCCTGTGCTTTATGACCCACCTCTCGCGGAAAAAATGAATAATTACCCATTATTTGAATCGCTTGAAACTATTTTAAATTGCGACATTATTACCTTCCATGTTCCTTTAGAGAAAAAAAGTCCCTATCCAACCTTCCACATGGCAGATAAAGATTTCTTTGCAAAGATACAAAAAGGCACTGTAATCATCAACACCTCACGTGGTGCGGTTATAGAAACAGAATCATTATTAAATGCAATCGAACAGGGAATTATCTCTCACTCTATTATTGATGTCTGGGAGAATGAACCGAATATTAATATTAACCTTTTAAAAAAAGTAACAATAGGCACCCCTCACATTGCAGGATATTCTTTCGATGGTAAGGTAAATGGGACTTATCAATTGTATCTGGCTTTATGTAATTTTCTAAAGGAAAAACCTACATGGGATTACAGAAAAAATCTACCCGACCCTCCTATTAAGGAAATACACATAACTGATAATAATCCACTAATCCTACATTCCATAGTTCACAAAATATATAATATAACCGCAGATGATAAGGCGTTAAGAGAAATAGAAAATAAAGAAGAAAGTGAACGAGGTTCTTATTTCGACCTCTTACGAAAGAATTATCCCATTCGGCGGGAATTTCACAATACAACTATCCGTTTTAATAAAGATAATCCAATTTTGGCAAATCAATTTGAGCGATTAGGCTTTAAGATTATAAAGGATTGCAAATGA
- a CDS encoding ZIP family metal transporter has product MSELHPAILALLATSFTWFMTLLGALPALWAKPIPQKVLDGTLGMAAGVMIAASFWSLLEPAIEMSKEMGMPSWLPAVIGFLLGGVALWAMDKILPHLHQGLSIENAEGLHTNWRRSTLLVMAITMHNIPEGLAVGVAFGATAYGIPGASLTGAIALAIGIGLQNLPEGTAVALPLRREGFSPWKSFFVGQLSGIVEPIAGVIGAITVIFARPILPFALAFAAGAMIFVVAEELIPESQKEGDTDLPTVGVMFGFALMMFLDVALG; this is encoded by the coding sequence ATGAGTGAATTGCATCCAGCAATACTTGCTTTACTGGCAACATCATTCACATGGTTTATGACATTGTTAGGGGCTTTGCCTGCTTTGTGGGCAAAGCCAATTCCTCAAAAAGTCCTCGATGGAACATTAGGAATGGCAGCGGGAGTAATGATTGCAGCGTCCTTCTGGTCATTACTGGAGCCTGCAATCGAGATGAGTAAAGAAATGGGTATGCCATCATGGTTACCTGCTGTTATTGGATTTTTATTAGGAGGTGTTGCCTTATGGGCTATGGATAAGATACTCCCTCATTTACATCAAGGATTATCTATTGAAAATGCAGAAGGGCTTCATACAAACTGGAGAAGAAGCACTCTTCTGGTGATGGCTATTACCATGCATAACATCCCTGAAGGGTTAGCTGTTGGCGTTGCTTTCGGTGCAACTGCATACGGTATTCCAGGGGCATCTTTAACAGGGGCTATTGCTCTCGCTATTGGTATCGGTCTGCAGAATCTACCTGAAGGCACTGCTGTGGCTCTACCTCTTCGTCGTGAAGGCTTTTCCCCATGGAAAAGTTTTTTTGTAGGACAACTTTCTGGTATCGTTGAACCCATTGCTGGAGTAATTGGCGCCATCACTGTTATATTTGCCAGACCTATTTTGCCTTTTGCCTTAGCCTTTGCCGCAGGGGCAATGATTTTCGTTGTAGCCGAAGAATTAATTCCCGAATCACAAAAAGAAGGCGATACCGATTTGCCTACGGTAGGTGTCATGTTCGGTTTCGCCCTCATGATGTTCTTAGATGTAGCGTTAGGATAA
- a CDS encoding diphosphate--fructose-6-phosphate 1-phosphotransferase produces the protein MPKNVIVAQSGGPSPVINNSLRGVIETCKMFPETFGTVYAGWHGIEGVIKEELLNLSEQNPEEIALLRHTPAAGSIGTCRYKLKKGQEEDYQRIIDVMKAHDIGYFFYIGGNDSMDTANKVSKLALEQGLDLVAVGIPKTIDNDVGDSEFKLIDHTPGYGSVARYWMCMVQNAEEENRGSCPADPVLVLQAMGRKIGFIPASARLADPDRQIPLQIYMTESKVTPEQMCDLVNDQLKRDGRCIIVVSEGFEVGEIGELKDSFGHTQFGSAKLTASQKIVNLLNEKGLAVRGSARGQVMGTDQRSSAIYASVVDLDEAYNVAQKAVLIALEGENGWMATILRTPGTIYHVYYDKVPLEKVANSERTFPEAWIAPNRIDVTDDFIKYAMPLVGEEWASVPLVNGKQRFTQFRPIFAEKKLPAYVPQGHRK, from the coding sequence ATGCCTAAAAATGTTATCGTTGCTCAATCAGGTGGGCCGAGTCCTGTGATAAACAACTCACTTCGAGGTGTAATAGAAACGTGCAAAATGTTTCCCGAAACCTTCGGGACAGTTTATGCTGGTTGGCATGGAATTGAAGGCGTTATTAAAGAAGAACTTCTAAATTTATCCGAACAAAACCCAGAAGAAATTGCTTTATTGAGACATACCCCCGCAGCAGGTTCTATTGGAACATGCCGATACAAATTAAAGAAAGGGCAAGAAGAAGATTATCAGCGAATTATTGATGTAATGAAAGCCCACGACATCGGATATTTCTTTTATATCGGTGGAAACGATTCAATGGATACTGCAAACAAGGTAAGCAAATTAGCCTTAGAGCAAGGTCTCGACCTGGTGGCGGTAGGTATTCCAAAAACAATAGACAATGATGTAGGAGATTCCGAATTCAAACTTATAGACCACACACCAGGTTACGGAAGTGTCGCTCGTTACTGGATGTGTATGGTTCAGAATGCTGAAGAGGAAAATCGCGGTTCCTGTCCAGCGGACCCTGTATTAGTATTACAAGCCATGGGCAGAAAAATTGGTTTCATTCCAGCATCCGCACGCTTAGCCGACCCAGACCGACAGATACCCCTTCAAATATACATGACTGAATCAAAAGTTACCCCTGAACAAATGTGCGACCTTGTAAACGACCAACTAAAACGCGATGGTCGTTGTATTATTGTAGTAAGTGAAGGCTTTGAAGTCGGCGAGATTGGAGAACTAAAAGACAGTTTCGGACATACTCAATTTGGTTCTGCAAAACTTACTGCAAGCCAGAAAATAGTAAACCTTCTCAATGAAAAAGGTTTGGCAGTTCGTGGTTCTGCACGAGGACAGGTCATGGGAACAGACCAACGCTCTTCTGCTATTTATGCCTCTGTTGTTGATTTAGATGAAGCCTACAATGTTGCACAAAAAGCAGTGCTTATCGCTTTAGAAGGTGAAAATGGCTGGATGGCAACTATATTAAGAACCCCTGGGACTATTTACCACGTCTATTACGATAAAGTTCCATTAGAAAAAGTGGCTAATTCAGAACGCACGTTCCCAGAAGCATGGATAGCCCCTAATAGAATTGATGTAACAGACGACTTTATTAAATATGCCATGCCATTGGTCGGTGAAGAATGGGCAAGTGTCCCATTGGTGAATGGAAAACAACGCTTTACTCAATTTAGACCGATTTTTGCTGAAAAGAAATTACCTGCCTACGTTCCTCAGGGGCATAGAAAATAG
- the gnd gene encoding decarboxylating NADP(+)-dependent phosphogluconate dehydrogenase, translating to MSELKDIGLIGLAVMGENLVLNMESKGFSVAVFNRTVSKVDDFINGRAKGKNIKGCHSLQELVNSLKKPRKIMLMVKAGQAVDDFIEQLIPLLDQGDIIIDGGNSHFPDTTRRTKYLESKGLLYIGTGVSGGEEGALKGPSMMPGGSPQAWQHVKDIFQSICAKTPEGEPCCDWVGENGAGHFVKMVHNGIEYGDMQMICETYHLMKQGLGMTNEEMHQVFSDWYKGELNSYLIEITRDILAYKNEEGQYVVDLILDTAGQKGTGKWTVISALDEGQPLTAIAEAVFARCLSSIKEERVKASQALQGKVTNFTGDKNQFINDLRKALYASKIVSYAQGYQLMRSAAKTYNWNLNYGGIALMWRGGCIIRSVFLGKIKEAFDRNPNLENLLLDPFFAGIVNDTQDSWRRVVSTAVQLGIPVPAISSALCYFDGYRSAWLPANLLQAQRDYFGAHTYERVDKPRGEFFHTNWTGRGGSTSASTYTV from the coding sequence ATGAGCGAACTTAAAGACATCGGATTAATAGGTTTAGCAGTAATGGGTGAAAACCTGGTGCTAAACATGGAAAGTAAAGGTTTTAGCGTTGCGGTATTCAATCGCACTGTATCCAAAGTAGATGATTTCATCAACGGTCGTGCAAAAGGAAAAAATATAAAGGGCTGTCATTCCTTACAAGAACTTGTGAATAGTCTAAAAAAACCACGCAAAATTATGCTTATGGTAAAAGCAGGTCAAGCAGTAGATGACTTTATTGAACAACTTATTCCATTATTAGACCAGGGAGATATTATTATTGATGGAGGTAATAGTCATTTCCCTGACACAACCCGCAGAACGAAATATTTAGAAAGTAAAGGCCTTCTATATATAGGCACAGGTGTATCGGGTGGAGAAGAAGGAGCCTTAAAGGGTCCATCCATGATGCCTGGCGGTTCTCCACAAGCATGGCAACATGTAAAAGACATTTTTCAATCTATATGTGCTAAAACTCCGGAAGGAGAACCCTGTTGCGATTGGGTAGGAGAAAATGGAGCAGGCCACTTCGTTAAAATGGTACATAATGGTATCGAATATGGTGATATGCAAATGATATGTGAGACATATCATCTTATGAAACAGGGTTTAGGAATGACAAATGAGGAGATGCATCAGGTCTTTTCGGATTGGTATAAAGGAGAATTAAATTCATATCTTATCGAAATTACCCGCGACATTCTTGCATACAAAAATGAAGAAGGTCAATATGTCGTTGACCTTATTTTAGATACTGCCGGACAAAAAGGCACAGGCAAATGGACTGTTATCTCTGCTTTAGATGAAGGGCAACCTTTAACAGCCATTGCAGAAGCAGTGTTTGCACGTTGTTTGTCCTCTATTAAAGAAGAACGGGTAAAAGCCAGTCAAGCATTACAAGGGAAAGTAACCAATTTCACAGGTGATAAAAACCAATTTATTAATGACCTCCGCAAAGCCCTGTATGCCTCTAAAATTGTCAGTTATGCTCAAGGCTACCAATTAATGCGTTCTGCTGCAAAAACTTATAACTGGAACTTAAATTACGGCGGTATTGCATTAATGTGGCGGGGAGGCTGTATTATCCGCTCTGTATTTTTAGGTAAAATAAAAGAAGCCTTCGATAGAAACCCCAATTTAGAAAATCTGTTATTAGACCCATTCTTTGCGGGTATAGTCAATGATACACAAGATAGTTGGCGTCGTGTTGTTTCTACTGCGGTGCAATTAGGAATCCCTGTACCTGCCATCAGTTCTGCATTATGCTACTTCGATGGCTATAGAAGTGCATGGCTTCCAGCAAACCTTCTTCAAGCACAACGCGATTATTTCGGTGCTCACACATATGAACGAGTAGACAAACCCAGAGGTGAGTTTTTCCACACCAACTGGACTGGGCGTGGCGGTTCAACTTCTGCCTCAACATATACTGTTTAG
- a CDS encoding lactate racemase domain-containing protein has translation MIQQCVAEKNFLKPEEISQFVHKVCSGLEVQGKKVLVIIPDQTRSMPMPLMFKTLTEALSPKTAKLDYIIALGTHPPLPESMICKLLGVTSEELHTKYKNIKIINHAWQDPNVLHLLGIISKEKVYEFSNGLLNQEVPVQINRVILDYDVILIVGPVFPHEVVGFSGGNKYFFPGISGPDFLNVFHWLGALITNIKINGIKHTPVRQLIDYASSMIQKEKYCFALNVEHDKTRAIFFGTPEEAWDVAADLSARTHIIYKPRAYHSILAESPLMYDEIWTAGKCMYKLEPVVADDGELIIYGPHIKEISVTHGHLIRKIGYHTRDYFLAQMDKFRDIPGGILAHSTHVRGIGTYINGIEKPRVKVTLATSIPKEICEEINLGYRDPYSINIEDWKNREDEGILFVPQAGEILYRVKNS, from the coding sequence ATGATACAACAATGTGTTGCGGAAAAAAATTTTTTAAAGCCTGAAGAGATTTCTCAATTTGTCCATAAAGTTTGTTCTGGATTAGAAGTTCAAGGGAAAAAAGTCCTCGTTATTATTCCAGACCAAACGCGTAGTATGCCCATGCCTCTTATGTTCAAAACTCTAACAGAAGCATTATCTCCTAAAACAGCAAAATTAGATTATATCATTGCGTTAGGGACACATCCTCCCCTACCTGAAAGTATGATTTGCAAGTTATTAGGTGTTACATCAGAAGAACTACATACAAAATATAAAAACATAAAAATTATCAATCATGCATGGCAGGACCCGAATGTCTTACATCTTTTAGGTATTATCTCGAAAGAAAAAGTTTATGAATTCTCAAATGGTTTGCTCAATCAAGAGGTCCCTGTTCAAATCAACCGAGTAATTCTTGATTATGATGTTATCCTCATTGTGGGTCCCGTTTTCCCTCATGAAGTTGTAGGTTTTAGCGGGGGAAATAAATATTTCTTTCCGGGGATTTCAGGCCCTGATTTTCTTAATGTATTCCACTGGTTGGGGGCATTGATAACAAACATAAAAATTAACGGTATTAAACATACACCGGTTCGCCAATTGATTGACTATGCGAGTTCCATGATACAAAAAGAAAAATATTGTTTTGCCCTGAATGTGGAACATGACAAAACCCGTGCTATCTTTTTCGGAACACCTGAAGAGGCATGGGATGTTGCAGCAGATTTATCAGCAAGAACACATATTATTTATAAACCTCGTGCTTACCATTCTATTCTGGCAGAGTCGCCTCTTATGTATGATGAAATATGGACAGCGGGAAAATGTATGTATAAATTAGAGCCTGTTGTTGCTGATGACGGAGAACTTATTATTTACGGACCTCATATCAAAGAGATTAGCGTTACACATGGACACCTAATTCGTAAAATCGGATATCATACTCGTGACTACTTCCTTGCACAGATGGACAAATTTCGCGACATTCCAGGTGGTATTTTAGCTCATTCTACACACGTCCGCGGAATAGGAACCTATATTAACGGCATAGAAAAACCACGAGTCAAAGTAACCTTAGCCACATCTATTCCTAAAGAAATATGCGAAGAAATTAATTTAGGTTATAGAGACCCATATTCGATAAATATAGAGGATTGGAAAAATCGAGAAGATGAGGGGATTCTCTTTGTTCCACAAGCTGGGGAAATCCTCTACCGAGTAAAAAACTCATAA